One Nocardia farcinica genomic region harbors:
- a CDS encoding copper chaperone PCu(A)C, which translates to MSSITRILLRRVAPGVAALAAAPLLLTACSGSDDSPAGSRAADVVTIDDQWVKAAAADMSAAFGTLTNSGDRDLTVVAATSPASARMELHEVVADAAGVKTMRPKDGGFVVPAHGSLTLAPGGDHLMFLELRGPLRTGSETPVTLSFGDGSSLTFTAQVRDFSGNQENYAPGTEHGAAATPEHGA; encoded by the coding sequence ATGTCCTCGATCACCCGTATCCTGCTGCGCCGCGTCGCCCCCGGCGTGGCCGCCCTCGCCGCCGCGCCGCTGCTGCTCACCGCCTGCTCCGGCTCCGACGACAGCCCCGCCGGGTCGCGCGCGGCCGACGTCGTCACCATCGACGACCAGTGGGTCAAGGCGGCCGCCGCCGACATGTCCGCGGCGTTCGGCACCCTCACCAATTCCGGCGACCGCGACCTCACCGTCGTGGCGGCCACCAGCCCGGCCTCGGCCCGGATGGAACTGCACGAGGTCGTCGCCGACGCCGCCGGCGTCAAGACCATGCGCCCGAAGGACGGCGGCTTCGTGGTGCCCGCACACGGCTCGCTCACCCTCGCGCCCGGCGGGGACCACCTGATGTTCCTGGAACTGCGCGGCCCGCTGCGCACCGGCTCGGAAACCCCGGTGACGCTCTCGTTCGGTGACGGCTCCAGCCTCACCTTCACCGCACAGGTCCGCGACTTCTCGGGCAACCAGGAGAACTACGCGCCGGGCACCGAGCACGGCGCCGCCGCGACCCCCGAGCACGGTGCCTGA
- a CDS encoding DUF6461 domain-containing protein: protein MTTSDPVAPFEWLLTHDGRRCPLDEIYTVAFFRGLDPSEVVRRYSRGEDHGQEASFDELMEQAAENSSLPGRSGGGTVGVVRVGEWSVAIEPDGWMATLHDVLADLSRGCEVVAITRHDYAEASFAYAIDGTVVTGYKPLDCPHSRHGTEPDRLNGFMRELGMTVDVRDDENDGDEYDWEEEDERAESDYLASLPRAFALAAKLTHVRFTPEILDRAMVVGPVAYK from the coding sequence ATGACGACTTCCGACCCCGTGGCCCCATTCGAGTGGCTCCTCACTCACGACGGCCGTCGCTGCCCGCTGGACGAGATCTACACCGTAGCCTTCTTCCGTGGGCTCGATCCGTCGGAGGTGGTGCGCCGCTACAGTCGTGGCGAGGACCACGGCCAGGAAGCGAGCTTCGACGAGCTCATGGAGCAGGCCGCCGAAAACTCCTCCCTACCAGGCAGATCCGGGGGAGGCACCGTGGGTGTCGTGCGGGTCGGTGAGTGGAGCGTGGCCATCGAGCCGGACGGGTGGATGGCCACGCTGCACGATGTCCTGGCCGACTTGTCGCGTGGTTGTGAGGTGGTGGCGATCACTCGGCACGACTACGCCGAGGCCAGCTTCGCGTACGCGATCGACGGCACGGTTGTCACGGGCTACAAACCCTTGGATTGCCCCCACTCTCGACACGGCACCGAGCCCGACCGGCTCAACGGGTTCATGCGGGAACTCGGCATGACGGTGGACGTGCGGGACGACGAGAACGATGGCGACGAGTACGACTGGGAGGAAGAGGACGAGCGGGCCGAGAGCGACTACTTGGCGTCCCTGCCGAGAGCTTTCGCCTTGGCCGCGAAGCTCACCCACGTGCGGTTCACCCCGGAAATCCTCGATCGTGCGATGGTCGTCGGGCCCGTCGCGTACAAGTGA
- a CDS encoding lipocalin family protein — translation MSSRTAGWAAGLAGLALAGTVLSGPVANAAPPVPVTSVDLDRYVGRWHQLAAIPQPFNLACARDTTAEYTPLPTGDVGVHNRCTTWTGGIDEIRGTARVNDPATNAQLHVSFPGVPTQDRLDGPTNYIVTALGPGYSWAVVTDPNRLSGFVLAREPALDESGWAAVRSAIVAAGQNPCFYLTTPTTGGLATLQPLCAR, via the coding sequence ATGTCCAGTCGCACAGCAGGGTGGGCCGCGGGCCTCGCGGGACTCGCTCTGGCCGGCACGGTCCTCAGCGGCCCGGTGGCGAACGCGGCGCCACCGGTCCCGGTGACATCGGTCGACCTCGACCGCTACGTGGGCCGCTGGCATCAGCTCGCCGCGATTCCGCAGCCGTTCAACCTCGCGTGCGCGCGCGACACCACCGCCGAGTACACGCCGCTGCCGACCGGGGACGTGGGCGTGCACAACCGATGCACGACCTGGACCGGCGGGATCGACGAGATCCGCGGCACCGCGCGGGTGAACGATCCGGCCACCAACGCGCAGCTGCATGTCAGCTTCCCCGGTGTCCCGACGCAGGACCGGCTGGACGGGCCGACGAACTACATCGTCACCGCGCTGGGGCCGGGCTACTCGTGGGCCGTCGTGACCGACCCGAACCGGCTGTCCGGCTTCGTCCTCGCCCGCGAGCCTGCGCTCGACGAATCCGGCTGGGCGGCGGTGCGTTCCGCGATCGTGGCCGCGGGCCAGAATCCGTGCTTCTACCTGACCACGCCCACCACCGGCGGCCTCGCGACACTGCAACCGCTGTGCGCGCGATGA
- a CDS encoding TIGR01777 family oxidoreductase encodes MSIECSIVVPGPRSEVFAWHARPGAFARLAPPWQPVRLLAETDSLASGRAVLGLPGGLRWVARHDPQEYRPPCRFVDAVAAEEPASMPVGRVLRWRHIHDFEDVDGTHTRVIDRVRTPIPEAVLRPMFAYRHRQLADDLRAHRRAAVHGFEPVTVAVTGASGLVGSALCAFLATGGHRVVRVVRHPARSADERRWDPADPDPDLLDGVHAVVHLAGASIAGRFTAAHRRAVRDSRIAPTRRLAEVAARAGVSTFVCASAIGYYGYDRGDTPLTEDAEQGSGFLADVVADWEAATAPAADRTRTVLIRTGIVQSPRGGTLRLLRPLFTAGLGGRIGDGRQWLSWIGLDDLVDVYHRALWDATLTGPVNAVAPEPVRNTDYTRTLARVLHRPAVFPVPRAAPALLLGRQGARELAAANQRVLPERLRAVGHTFRMPELEETLRHLLGRTRAPLS; translated from the coding sequence ATGTCCATCGAGTGCTCGATCGTCGTCCCCGGACCGCGGTCGGAGGTCTTCGCCTGGCACGCGCGGCCGGGAGCGTTCGCGCGCCTGGCGCCGCCCTGGCAGCCGGTGCGGTTGCTGGCCGAGACCGATTCGCTGGCGAGTGGGCGGGCGGTGCTCGGGCTGCCGGGCGGGTTGCGATGGGTGGCCCGGCACGATCCGCAGGAGTACCGGCCGCCGTGCCGATTCGTCGATGCGGTGGCGGCGGAGGAGCCGGCGTCGATGCCGGTGGGACGAGTGTTGCGGTGGCGGCACATCCACGATTTCGAGGACGTCGACGGCACGCACACGCGGGTGATCGATCGGGTGCGGACGCCGATTCCCGAGGCGGTGTTGCGGCCGATGTTCGCCTACCGGCATCGGCAGCTGGCCGACGATCTGCGCGCGCACCGGCGGGCCGCCGTGCACGGGTTCGAGCCGGTGACCGTTGCCGTGACGGGCGCGTCGGGACTGGTCGGATCGGCGCTGTGCGCGTTCCTCGCCACCGGCGGGCATCGGGTGGTGCGCGTGGTGCGGCACCCGGCGCGGTCGGCGGACGAGCGGCGCTGGGATCCGGCCGACCCCGACCCGGACCTGCTCGACGGGGTGCACGCGGTGGTCCACCTGGCGGGCGCATCCATCGCCGGACGGTTCACCGCCGCGCACCGGCGGGCCGTCCGCGACTCGCGGATCGCGCCGACACGACGGCTGGCCGAGGTGGCGGCGCGCGCGGGCGTCTCGACCTTCGTCTGCGCCTCGGCCATCGGCTACTACGGCTACGACCGCGGGGACACACCACTGACCGAAGACGCCGAACAGGGCTCCGGTTTCCTCGCCGACGTGGTCGCGGACTGGGAGGCGGCGACGGCACCGGCGGCGGACCGAACACGCACGGTGCTGATCCGCACCGGGATCGTCCAGTCGCCCCGCGGCGGCACGCTGCGGCTGCTCCGTCCGCTGTTCACCGCCGGCCTGGGCGGGCGGATCGGCGATGGGCGGCAATGGCTTTCGTGGATCGGGCTGGACGACCTGGTCGACGTCTACCACCGTGCGCTGTGGGATGCGACGCTGACCGGGCCGGTCAACGCCGTCGCGCCGGAGCCGGTCCGCAACACCGACTACACCCGGACCCTCGCCCGGGTGCTGCACCGGCCTGCGGTGTTCCCGGTACCGCGGGCCGCGCCGGCGCTGCTGCTCGGGCGCCAGGGTGCCCGCGAACTCGCCGCCGCGAATCAGCGGGTGCTGCCCGAACGGCTTCGCGCCGTGGGGCATACGTTCCGGATGCCGGAGCTGGAGGAGACGTTGCGGCATCTGCTCGGCCGCACGCGGGCGCCGCTCAGCTGA
- a CDS encoding MerR family transcriptional regulator: MPAVPVPPSGASGYPVRAVAERLGVPTATLRSWNRRYGIGPVQDRPGSHRLYTETDIALLERMLELIRAGVSPSRAAATARGPAPAPGDRGPLLAAAFALDTATVTAHLDAHLRAFGVVDTWETLCRPAFADIVARQGAGEGCIDVEHLLSWCIGAALQRAFPPSAGPGALLACTSGETHALPLDVLRAALAERGLGARMLGPDVPTAALVDALGRHAEGAAVVLWSHRESTALTSAVRACLGAGARVFVGGPGWDEVVLPPDADRLGSLAEAVDRLS; encoded by the coding sequence ATGCCCGCGGTCCCGGTTCCCCCCTCCGGCGCGTCCGGTTACCCGGTACGCGCGGTGGCCGAACGTCTCGGTGTGCCGACCGCGACCTTGCGCAGCTGGAACCGTCGCTACGGCATCGGCCCGGTCCAGGACCGGCCCGGCAGCCACCGCCTCTACACCGAGACCGACATCGCGCTGCTGGAACGCATGCTCGAGCTCATCCGCGCCGGCGTCAGCCCGTCCCGTGCCGCCGCCACCGCCCGGGGACCCGCGCCGGCGCCCGGCGATCGCGGGCCCCTGCTCGCGGCCGCCTTCGCCCTCGACACCGCCACCGTCACCGCACACCTCGACGCCCACCTGCGCGCCTTCGGCGTGGTCGACACCTGGGAGACGCTGTGCCGCCCCGCATTCGCCGACATCGTCGCCCGGCAGGGCGCGGGGGAGGGCTGCATCGACGTCGAGCACCTGCTGTCCTGGTGCATCGGTGCGGCGCTGCAGCGGGCGTTCCCGCCCTCGGCCGGGCCGGGTGCGCTGCTGGCCTGCACGAGCGGGGAAACCCACGCCCTGCCGCTGGACGTGTTGCGCGCGGCCCTGGCCGAACGCGGCCTGGGTGCGCGCATGCTCGGCCCCGACGTGCCCACCGCCGCCCTGGTCGACGCGCTGGGCAGGCACGCCGAGGGCGCCGCCGTCGTGCTCTGGTCGCACCGCGAATCCACCGCCCTGACCTCGGCCGTGCGGGCGTGCCTGGGTGCGGGTGCGCGGGTCTTCGTCGGCGGGCCCGGCTGGGACGAGGTCGTGCTGCCCCCCGATGCCGACCGTCTCGGCAGCCTCGCCGAAGCCGTCGACCGGCTCAGCTGA
- a CDS encoding cryptochrome/photolyase family protein, giving the protein MTAIALFTRDLRVHDNPVLAAARDAGDAVVPLFVVDAHLVPDRCPPNRARFLAAAVRELDAELRTRGGRLIVRRGVVADEVTRVVDETGARTVHLADDVSGYSAARADALRERLDRRGVRLEPHPASITTVDGDVLRPATGRDHFAVFTPYFRRWSEVPRRAPLPPPDDLEVPDLPSAALPAPESLNRGEPSPQLSVGGETTGRALLDSWLAGPVDDYVETGDDLAADATSHLSPYLHFGCLSPTELLHRVDVGSAGGQAFARQLAWRDFHHQLLAARPAVARHDYRPRPIRWRDDPQALAAWRSARTGFPIVDAALRQLHTEGWLPNRARLIAAAFLTKTLGLHWRAGAGHFLHWLVDADLANNQLNWQWVAGTGSDTRPNRGFNPLRQADRYDPDGLYVRRWIPELADLDGGRIHRPWRAEVDYPSPIAECPGM; this is encoded by the coding sequence ATGACCGCCATCGCGTTGTTCACCCGTGACCTGCGGGTGCACGACAACCCCGTGCTCGCCGCCGCCCGGGACGCCGGTGACGCGGTCGTGCCGCTGTTCGTGGTCGACGCCCACCTGGTGCCGGATCGGTGCCCGCCCAACCGGGCCCGCTTCCTCGCCGCGGCGGTGCGCGAACTCGACGCCGAACTCCGTACGCGGGGTGGACGTTTGATCGTGCGACGTGGCGTGGTGGCGGACGAGGTGACGCGCGTGGTCGACGAGACCGGGGCGCGCACGGTGCACCTCGCCGATGACGTCAGCGGATACAGCGCGGCGCGTGCGGACGCGTTACGGGAGAGACTGGATCGCCGGGGCGTTCGGCTCGAGCCGCACCCGGCGAGCATCACCACCGTCGACGGCGACGTGCTGCGGCCCGCCACCGGTCGCGATCATTTCGCGGTCTTCACCCCGTATTTCCGCCGGTGGTCGGAGGTTCCGCGGCGCGCGCCGCTGCCGCCGCCGGATGACCTCGAGGTGCCGGACCTGCCCAGTGCGGCATTGCCGGCTCCCGAATCGCTGAACCGGGGCGAGCCGTCGCCGCAGCTGTCCGTCGGCGGCGAGACCACCGGCCGCGCGCTGCTGGATTCCTGGCTGGCCGGCCCGGTCGACGACTACGTCGAGACCGGTGACGATCTCGCGGCGGACGCCACCTCACATCTCTCGCCCTACCTGCACTTCGGCTGCCTGTCCCCCACCGAACTGCTCCACCGCGTCGATGTCGGCAGCGCGGGCGGACAGGCGTTCGCCCGGCAGCTGGCCTGGCGCGACTTCCACCACCAGCTGCTGGCCGCCCGCCCGGCCGTGGCCCGGCACGACTACCGGCCGCGCCCGATCCGATGGCGGGACGACCCGCAAGCGCTGGCCGCCTGGCGCTCGGCACGCACCGGCTTCCCGATCGTGGACGCCGCCCTGCGCCAACTCCACACCGAAGGATGGCTGCCCAACCGGGCCCGGCTGATCGCCGCCGCCTTCCTCACCAAGACCCTCGGGCTGCACTGGCGCGCGGGGGCGGGGCATTTCCTGCACTGGCTGGTCGACGCCGACCTGGCGAACAACCAGCTCAACTGGCAGTGGGTCGCGGGCACGGGCAGCGACACCCGGCCGAATCGCGGTTTCAACCCGCTGCGCCAAGCCGACCGCTACGACCCCGACGGCCTGTACGTCCGGCGGTGGATTCCCGAACTCGCCGACCTCGACGGTGGCCGCATCCATCGGCCGTGGCGAGCCGAGGTGGATTATCCGTCTCCGATCGCCGAATGCCCGGGGATGTGA
- a CDS encoding LysR family transcriptional regulator, which translates to MRDSSALSHQIKRLEHELGVSLFARTSRRVRLTAAGEAFLPAARQCLEAADRAAAQAVATVGEVRGRLDVGVIPSVAAVDVPAALRELCTRHPGVRVGLRAGASDDLVADVAAGRLDVAFLGLPPGRRPTGVGSHELARDRLVAVLARDHPLAGARRLSLADLAVAPFVDFPYGTAARAQTDQAFARAGLGRDVAFEVTDVALLVQVIRSGLAVGFLPVTYLPRATDLADLATVPVTDAPQRVEFVVWGTPGPSPATVAFLALVGVSVDPAGR; encoded by the coding sequence CGGCTCGAACACGAACTCGGCGTGAGCCTGTTCGCGCGCACCAGCCGACGGGTGCGCCTCACCGCCGCGGGCGAGGCGTTCCTGCCCGCCGCCCGCCAGTGCCTCGAGGCCGCCGACCGGGCCGCCGCCCAGGCGGTGGCGACCGTGGGGGAGGTGCGCGGGCGGCTCGACGTCGGCGTCATTCCGTCCGTCGCCGCGGTCGACGTGCCCGCCGCCCTGCGCGAGTTGTGCACCCGGCATCCGGGCGTGCGGGTCGGGCTGCGCGCGGGGGCCAGCGACGATCTGGTGGCCGATGTCGCGGCGGGGCGGCTCGACGTCGCGTTCCTCGGCCTGCCACCCGGGCGGCGCCCGACCGGGGTGGGCAGTCACGAGCTCGCCCGGGACCGGCTGGTCGCGGTGCTCGCCCGGGACCACCCGCTGGCCGGGGCGCGGCGGCTGTCACTGGCCGACCTCGCCGTGGCGCCGTTCGTCGACTTCCCCTACGGCACGGCGGCCCGCGCACAGACCGATCAGGCCTTCGCGCGTGCCGGGCTGGGCCGCGACGTCGCCTTCGAGGTCACCGACGTGGCGCTGCTGGTGCAGGTGATCCGCAGCGGGCTGGCGGTCGGCTTCCTGCCGGTCACCTATCTGCCGCGGGCCACCGACCTCGCGGACCTGGCGACCGTCCCGGTGACCGACGCCCCGCAGCGCGTCGAGTTCGTGGTGTGGGGCACGCCGGGACCGAGCCCGGCCACGGTCGCGTTCCTCGCCCTCGTCGGCGTCTCGGTCGACCCCGCTGGTCGGTGA
- a CDS encoding AraC-like ligand-binding domain-containing protein, with translation MTDSASKDDSPCTATGSSVALSIRELGTAEGRARWADTLDRTYCEMDVDWGRSRDRFTADLVARPMGELTVSVVHADPHTVVRTPAMIASDPNDDFLLCLITRGSAVLEQDSRRSVLRNGAFGILDSSLPFMVDGTTEFEQIVLRAPRDVLASRLPVDVVREMTGAGISGQAGLGRLVSRFLVDVAAADTPLSTGSADSVAGAVLDLLATALCEYATPLTATARVHAEDLRRVQHLMARRMHDPDQTLTEVGAELGMSLRYIHKLFSAAGTTPRTWLYDLRLARARALLLDTDRTVADISVQVGFRDVSHFSRAFRRRFGASPAHFRAQRAVGS, from the coding sequence ATGACCGACAGTGCATCGAAGGATGACTCCCCGTGCACCGCGACCGGCTCCTCGGTGGCACTGAGCATCCGCGAACTCGGCACCGCCGAGGGCCGGGCGCGGTGGGCGGACACACTCGATCGCACCTACTGCGAGATGGACGTCGACTGGGGCCGTTCCCGGGATCGGTTCACCGCCGACCTGGTGGCCCGCCCGATGGGTGAACTCACCGTGAGCGTCGTGCACGCCGATCCGCACACCGTCGTGCGCACGCCCGCGATGATCGCCTCCGACCCCAACGACGATTTCCTGCTGTGCCTGATCACTCGCGGATCGGCTGTGCTGGAACAGGATTCGCGCCGGTCCGTGCTGCGGAACGGCGCGTTCGGCATTCTCGATTCCTCGCTGCCGTTCATGGTCGACGGCACCACCGAATTCGAACAGATCGTGCTGCGCGCCCCGCGGGACGTGCTCGCCTCGCGCCTGCCGGTGGACGTGGTACGCGAGATGACCGGCGCGGGCATCTCCGGGCAGGCCGGCCTGGGCCGGCTGGTGTCGCGGTTCCTGGTCGATGTCGCCGCCGCGGACACGCCGCTGTCCACCGGCTCGGCCGACTCGGTGGCGGGCGCCGTGCTGGACCTGCTGGCCACCGCGCTGTGCGAGTACGCCACCCCGTTGACCGCCACCGCCCGGGTGCACGCCGAGGACCTGCGCCGGGTGCAGCACCTCATGGCGCGGCGGATGCACGACCCCGATCAGACGCTCACCGAGGTCGGCGCGGAGCTGGGCATGTCGCTGCGCTACATCCACAAACTGTTCAGCGCGGCAGGCACGACGCCGCGCACCTGGCTCTACGACCTGCGGCTGGCCCGCGCCCGCGCCCTGCTGCTGGACACCGATCGCACCGTCGCCGACATCAGCGTCCAGGTCGGCTTCCGCGACGTCTCCCATTTCAGCCGCGCCTTCCGCCGCCGCTTCGGCGCCAGCCCCGCCCACTTCCGCGCCCAGCGCGCGGTCGGCTCCTAG
- a CDS encoding LysR family transcriptional regulator: MFDPQLVRSFLTVVQCGSFSAAAQQLGVRQSTVSGHIARLEREAGAVLLLRDTHRMELTSDGTAMVGFGQAILTAHENARRYFADSALSGTLHLGAAEDLVARGLPRILRDFRARHPRVDLQLTVGLSRTIHDRLRRGDLDLAFVMRKPGETHGEPVHRDRLVWAGPPDAADRDPAEPVPLVAYPPPSITRSCAYAALDAASIPLRPACTANSRAGLRAAVLAGLGYIVHPRSLLPDELAPVGDRLGLPDPGEVEFVLIHRHSVPNPAEQALSEAIRHSLPRLDGEGEFVG, from the coding sequence GTGTTCGACCCGCAGCTGGTGCGCAGCTTCCTGACCGTCGTGCAATGCGGCAGCTTCTCGGCAGCCGCGCAGCAACTCGGGGTGCGGCAGTCCACCGTCAGCGGGCACATCGCCCGGCTCGAGCGCGAGGCGGGCGCGGTGCTGCTGCTGCGCGACACCCACCGCATGGAACTGACCTCCGACGGCACCGCGATGGTCGGCTTCGGGCAGGCCATCCTGACCGCGCACGAGAACGCCCGCCGCTACTTCGCCGACTCGGCGCTGTCGGGCACCCTGCATCTCGGCGCCGCCGAGGACCTGGTGGCCCGCGGCCTGCCGCGCATCCTGCGCGACTTCCGCGCCCGCCATCCGCGCGTCGACCTGCAGCTGACCGTCGGCCTGAGCCGCACCATCCACGACCGGCTGCGCCGCGGCGACCTCGATCTGGCCTTCGTCATGCGCAAGCCCGGCGAAACCCACGGCGAGCCGGTCCACCGCGACCGCCTGGTGTGGGCGGGCCCGCCCGACGCCGCCGACCGCGACCCGGCCGAGCCGGTCCCCCTGGTCGCCTACCCGCCGCCGAGCATCACCCGCTCCTGCGCCTACGCCGCCCTCGACGCCGCAAGCATCCCGCTACGTCCCGCCTGCACCGCCAACTCCCGCGCCGGCCTGCGCGCGGCGGTGCTGGCCGGGCTCGGCTACATCGTGCACCCGCGCTCCCTGCTCCCCGACGAACTCGCCCCCGTCGGCGACCGTCTCGGCCTGCCCGACCCCGGCGAGGTGGAGTTCGTCCTCATCCACCGGCACAGCGTGCCCAACCCGGCCGAACAGGCCCTCAGCGAGGCGATCCGCCACTCCCTGCCCCGCCTCGACGGCGAGGGCGAGTTCGTGGGGTGA
- a CDS encoding bile acid:sodium symporter family protein — MRLAKSIDGFVLAIFATAAVAALVPAQGGYLDAAQWLVKVAIATLFLLYGMRLSPAEALAGLRHWRLHGTILSVTYLVFPVIGVAAYAATSGLIADDLRTGLLFLSLVPSTVQSSIAFTSIAGGNLPGAIVSASFSNLLGVFLTPLLVIVLLDTAGTVHIDASSVLDIVVQLLVPFLIGQLVRRWIGEWVQRHRRPTMLVDRGSILLVVYVAFSEGMNEGVWSATSPGQILLVVALCCAILAVVLGLCAVLGRVFGFAWADRIVIIFCGSKKSLATGLPMATVLFAGQPVGLIVLPLMIFHQIQLIVCAWLASSFAAKTAAGADAVAPAPAIQDSNSARPT, encoded by the coding sequence GTGAGGTTGGCGAAGTCTATCGATGGGTTCGTGCTGGCGATCTTCGCGACGGCGGCGGTGGCGGCGCTGGTGCCCGCCCAGGGCGGGTACCTGGATGCCGCGCAGTGGCTGGTGAAGGTCGCCATCGCGACACTGTTCCTGCTCTACGGCATGCGACTGTCCCCGGCGGAAGCGCTCGCGGGCCTGCGGCACTGGCGTCTGCACGGCACCATCCTGTCGGTCACCTACCTCGTGTTCCCGGTGATCGGCGTGGCCGCCTACGCCGCGACCTCGGGTCTGATCGCCGACGATCTGCGCACCGGCCTGCTGTTCCTGAGCCTGGTGCCCTCGACCGTGCAGTCCTCGATCGCCTTCACCTCGATCGCGGGCGGCAACCTGCCCGGCGCCATCGTCAGCGCCTCGTTCTCGAACCTGCTGGGCGTGTTCCTCACCCCGCTGCTGGTGATCGTGCTGCTCGACACCGCCGGCACCGTGCACATCGACGCCTCCTCGGTGCTCGACATCGTGGTGCAACTGCTGGTGCCGTTCCTGATCGGTCAGCTGGTGCGCCGCTGGATCGGCGAGTGGGTGCAGCGGCACCGGCGGCCCACGATGCTGGTGGACCGCGGCTCGATCCTGCTCGTGGTGTACGTGGCTTTCAGCGAAGGAATGAACGAGGGCGTCTGGAGCGCCACCTCGCCGGGCCAGATCCTGCTCGTGGTCGCCCTGTGCTGCGCGATCCTGGCCGTGGTGCTCGGCCTGTGCGCGGTGCTCGGCCGCGTCTTCGGATTCGCCTGGGCCGACCGGATCGTCATCATCTTCTGCGGTTCGAAGAAGAGCCTGGCGACCGGGCTGCCGATGGCGACGGTGCTGTTCGCCGGACAGCCGGTGGGCTTGATCGTGTTACCGCTGATGATCTTCCACCAGATCCAGCTGATCGTCTGCGCCTGGCTGGCGTCCTCCTTCGCGGCGAAGACGGCCGCGGGGGCCGATGCGGTTGCACCGGCCCCCGCGATTCAGGATTCGAACAGCGCGCGGCCCACGTAG
- a CDS encoding Dyp-type peroxidase, which yields MPERAHAGAPASGAPPRLSRRRLLGAGAVAAGATGIGAAALTGFGRAPAPVTDASATEPFFGPHQAGIATPAQRHAAFVAFDLRPGVTGDDVAGLLKIWTGDAARLTQGLPALADTEPELAARPARLTVTIGLGPGAFVGRESRRPAWLRPLPSFPIDRLEPAWSDGDLLLQICADEATTVAHAVRVLSRAVTSLVTVRWVQRGFRDAAPGQTPRNLMGQVDGTVTLAPGADFDRLVWHDGADAPWLAGGTSLVLRRIAMQLDTWDEIDPEGRELTVGRRLDTGAPLTGTHEFDEPDFAAVDKHGIPVIPPSSHIARARHTHDGERFLRRAYNYDDAPQPGQISNSGLLFAAYQRDIDAQFLPVQQRLAEFDALNEWTTPVGSAVFAIPAGAREPGDYVGRALFES from the coding sequence GTGCCTGAGCGCGCGCACGCGGGTGCACCCGCGTCGGGCGCCCCGCCTCGGCTCAGCAGGCGGCGGTTGCTCGGCGCGGGAGCGGTGGCCGCGGGGGCGACCGGAATCGGTGCGGCCGCACTCACCGGCTTCGGCCGCGCCCCCGCGCCGGTCACGGACGCGTCCGCGACCGAGCCGTTCTTCGGCCCGCACCAGGCCGGCATCGCCACCCCCGCCCAGCGGCACGCGGCGTTCGTCGCCTTCGATCTGCGGCCCGGAGTCACCGGCGACGACGTGGCCGGTCTGCTGAAGATCTGGACCGGCGACGCCGCCCGCCTCACCCAGGGGCTGCCCGCCCTGGCCGACACCGAACCGGAACTCGCCGCCCGCCCGGCCCGGCTCACGGTGACGATCGGGCTCGGCCCCGGCGCGTTCGTCGGCCGCGAGTCGCGGCGTCCCGCCTGGTTGCGGCCGCTGCCCTCGTTTCCCATCGATCGGCTCGAACCGGCCTGGAGCGACGGCGATCTGCTGTTGCAGATCTGCGCGGACGAAGCCACCACGGTGGCCCACGCGGTACGGGTGCTCTCCCGCGCGGTCACCTCACTGGTCACGGTGCGCTGGGTGCAGCGCGGGTTCCGCGACGCCGCACCCGGGCAGACACCGCGCAACCTGATGGGGCAGGTCGACGGGACGGTCACGCTCGCACCGGGAGCCGACTTCGATCGGCTGGTCTGGCACGACGGAGCAGACGCGCCGTGGCTGGCGGGCGGCACCTCGCTGGTGCTGCGCCGCATCGCGATGCAGCTGGACACCTGGGACGAAATCGACCCGGAGGGGCGCGAACTCACCGTCGGGCGCCGGCTCGACACCGGCGCGCCGCTCACCGGAACGCACGAATTCGACGAACCGGACTTCGCCGCCGTGGACAAGCACGGCATCCCGGTGATCCCGCCGTCCTCGCACATCGCCCGTGCCCGCCACACCCACGACGGCGAACGGTTCCTGCGGCGCGCCTACAACTACGACGACGCGCCGCAACCCGGGCAGATCTCCAACTCGGGCTTGCTGTTCGCCGCCTACCAGCGCGACATCGACGCCCAGTTCCTGCCGGTGCAACAGCGGCTGGCCGAGTTCGACGCGCTGAACGAATGGACGACACCGGTCGGCTCGGCGGTATTCGCGATTCCGGCCGGGGCGCGGGAGCCGGGCGACTACGTGGGCCGCGCGCTGTTCGAATCCTGA